The nucleotide window TATTCTTCTATATTCATTGAAAACAGGTTGTATCGAAATTAATGATAAAGATACCGGGTGTTCcaaaattttaacacttttatgatgattttaatggagttttgttaaataacttacgaaaaaataatgaaaaactgattttccagggtcccactcaaggaaaaccactTTTCTTTATTGGCTATGTTGTAGCCggcgttgagcttaacaacttttctgaacatcactttgcgttATTCGGACATTTAGATAGTCAAAATCCATGAAAAAGGcacaaaaaaatcacaattttccCTATAAGATACTAActtcaaatcgatatatctcgattcctagacctgacccagcgaaacgccgggacacgtataacttttttttaccgaTCTAACATTTCCCGGTGGTCAGAACCCCCGCCGATCACTGACCCCTCAATTTGtcgcatagtttttttttttattttccatcaaacttgagaaatatttaaaaaatggatagttggtaaatttcgatttagctggacaaacacaaagcaaacattacaattttcttttattattttcttaatacatAGATCTATCAACAGAATCGATAAGAATGACGATACGTTACCTAGTTTTCgagaaagcggaccaaattacctaaaaatatttaaaatttttattttcaagtataatttggtaagaatatagctctctttcttGTTAATATTTATATCAATGATTTAGTGTGTGCAAGTCCCTGTTAAAAAATTTGACAGGAGAAACTATGACCCCCTCTTTACATTGACAACTTTCCGTGTGGTAAATCGCAGCAACTTTTTATTTGTTGGCTAGACAGGTTGTAGAGTGGCAAACGGTCgtaatttgttggaccaaggataattttttttcctggaATAATATGTATAAGTTTTTCCTGACtcacaatacaatttttacgTACCATCAATGGTTTTGGAGTTATAGTGCATTTATTTTTCCTCACAATCTGTTTTTAAAACTTCAATCTATTCGACATTTTTTCGGACATTTTAATACTACCAGTTTAACCAATATATTAGAATTTTGTATCAGTTAAGCACGATTTAATtacattattgaaataaatttcaaaaatgtattttgtttatttaataatttttaacatctgtgcaaaatattaattcatataaataatttgtatgtctCTACATCTTGTTTCGtcttttgtaaatatatacatatgtacagcatagatattttaaactatttataaacTATGTATTGTACCAGTAAAAATCTAGTTGACATCTATCACGTGATAATTCACATTTGATTTGTCTACgtttcttaaattttacttgttataaatattattttctacatgtatgtatgtatgtattcgcAATTACAGTGAATGTGTGATGTCATATGACAAATATTGCTGGGCCGGTGGTGCTcgctcattttttttttattttttcttcgaTATAAgcttgtgttttttgttttaacacaaaatataCATACGGAGAGAGATAAAAGAGAGaataatacaatacaaaaataaacaattaatattaacgtcttaattgatttttttatctttattttgcCAAGTAGCTAAGAAAGTTGTTTGGGATACAGGGTGATAGGTTAAACATGaagtaaatgttttattaaaaatacacaatttaaaattattatttaaacaaatgtttcgttttttttaataaaaaaaatacttatgctttattattttaatgatatttttaggCCTCAACAATCGATGGACGCCGCAAAGGAGCTTGTCTTTTCTGCCAAGAATACTTTATggatttatatttattggcCGAATTGAAAACAATTAGTCTTAAGGTGACGACAGTTGATATGCAGAAACCACCACCAGATTTTCGCACAAACTTTGAGGCAACACATCCGCCAATTCTAATTGACAACGGTTTGGCCATACTTGAAAATGACAAAATCGAAAGgcatataatgaaaaatatccccGGTGGATATAATCTCTTTGTACAGGTAAATAATTAAACattcaattcaaaaataataacaataatacaataaataaactcGTTCCTGTATGTTAAATATGTGCAATTTGTAGGACAAAGAAGTGGCCACCTTAATTGAGAATTTGTATGTTAAACTCAAGCTGATGTTGGTGAAGAAGGACGaagctaaaaataataatttgatgGCACATTTGAAGAAAATCAACGATCATTTGGCCTATCGTAATACACGTTTTCTAACTGGTGACACAATGTGTTGTTTCGATTGTGAATTGATGCCCCGTTTACAGCATATAAGGGTGGCTGGCaaatattttgtagattttGAAATTCCTGtaagtttaattaattttaaagttatcgaAGTAAATTCTTATATCCATCCCCCTAATTTAAATTTAGACACACTTTACGGCTCTGTGGCGATACATGTATCATATGTATCAATTAGATGCGTTCACTCAGTCCTGCCCCGCTGATCAGGATATTATTAATCACTACAAATTGCAACAGATGCTGAAAATGAAAAAGCATGAAGAGCTGGAGACACCCACCTTCACCACATCCATTCCAATTGATATTTCGGAATAAGATTGCTGCGTTGTTAGCCTTTAGCCTGGCTACACATTTTGcatacttatttgttttttggtttatttttttattttttttaaaaccccACCCACTTTTTGAGTAGTGCAAACTTTAATTTAcatattgataaaaatatatattttttttcggtttcatttatgtataatttaatattttagcgaccttaattttgtttatattactcttttttttgttgatgaTGATTTAAATGTATTGCGTTGATTTCTTATTAAATCTAATGTTCCTTCTTTTTAACACAGCTCATTGCTATATATATAACCATGGCGGCCGACTTTTAAGTACATAATTACTTAtccatttttggtttttatttgtattatgcCGCCActctaaaaataatgtttacttTGCGAGAACATGActactatataaataaattcttaaattaaagctttttatgGCTATAACTTTATGTGACCAAGCAAATAgcaaaccaacaacaaaacaacccAACCAACCTTGTACTaacaaaaagtgtgtttttataacattattattattttataaaaacttattaaaatatacatatttgcatataatattttttgtatatacacatacaatcacaaaaacaaaatgtaataataaagtatttcttatatttgatactattaaaatgattttttttattttctttgtattcctagtaattgattttttctatgtTGTGGCACATTAGTACATTTTGATTTTAACGGTTGTTTTTCATCTGGCAATACTGTTACATATTTAGTGTTGGCAATGCCTTATTTCAGCATACATTTAGCGCCATCTATTGGTCGGCCAAAATTCATTTCTGCAAACAAAAACACACCAAACACTAGATGGCGCTGTCATTTGACGTTTTCAGGGTTGCCACACTTAGTAAATTGTTAAGAATGCGGGATTGTTTTAAAATGCAATTACTCAAATACTGAAAGGattttgataaataataatacatCATTGAATAGATAaacttttaaagaatttatttttgcttttttaagtgaaaaatcaCCATAAATATAGGGTTAATTCTAATggttttaaaaatcataataaaacgaATACTGTTGCAGACGTTTAGGGTTTAACTTACCTGtaaactattttaaacaatatattaaaCTTTCTTTATCAGTATTATCACTTATATTTCATCATGTTTAAAACTACAAGGACTACAAAGATTTGttacctatatctggactactaagtcattaacatatgtacattagagatataactaattttgacgaaatttttggcataccaccacgtgatgggtaatattgtataagtaatgaaattcatttttttaggtcatttggtatcaaaaacatcacgcaccaacaccaatttcatattttccttatttaaaaattatcttttgaagtatgcccacagtaattattaaaataaaatacattgtattacaaaataaatgaaaaaatttcaagaaaaactttattgcgtttggtgcgtgaacttttgtAACAActgcgaaaaaataatacagtggtttttcatattttttaatgctctattcgactatgctatgccaatttccatatttgcaaaaatgtcaatagttatatccctaatgtacatatgataatgatagatatttcgaaaacttttttcaccaaaaattcattttatacccaatttttttcctaccaaaaatattgtttaatctttatcttaaggtatactttggtgaacggtatataagattcggcacagccgaatatagcactctagttttttttcaaataaatattagtaCATCCCAATaatcatttttactggaattcaagttgaaagcaagtgtaattgatgccttgaattatagtcaagcaattgaattacagttgtattacactttatttcaatagcaaaaccagtaaaaaggaaacataaattcaagccatgttttttgtttgaagaatatttaatttttcaagtatttttcaagtttaaaatataattgcattcaagtcaattcaaacaaaatgttcaagtgcttgaatttttggggctttagTGATTATTGGGATATaacaaaaaacttataaatgcctatttttctgttattttgcatatttttttaaaagcttatttttgaaaatatttacagCGCATATTCTCGATTTTTTGGTGCATGATAATATTACCCCTGCTaattgaacaaaataattttgctataaaaaagaaaagggtacatacaaatatttcacaaaacaagttttcaataaattttttcataaaaaactatCTTAAATTACAACCAGCTCTATAATCATCGAAATTTGGAGACTGTTTTAAGCAAATAATTTATCCGAAatttataaccaattatggccaataggctaggtaactgaaaatgataaataaatagaGCTAAGGTATTTTTCAACAGTTTAATATCAATTTAGCTTCTTTCGCTttgctacatacatacatatttacacaaaattacatacatacatacattccttCTTTTGTCCTAGGAACTAGTTTTACTTCTAAATGATCTTATAAATCTCACACGATTTTTCAGTTTATTAAATTCTGGCGGCAAAAAACAGTTCAGAAATATATTCGTTATAAAACCCGTAACACCCCAGATACGTTTGTCATCAACCATAAATGCCGGTGACGAATAGCCACTCTTGAATTGAGTATAACGCAGAGTTTGAGGACTAGCTAATCTTTTGATGGGTATCGCAAAAGCTTCCTCTACTTCAGCAGAATTTAACTTTAGTTCGCTTtccttgaaatttttaattacacCCACCACTGGCATTATAGCTGCCGTATGCGGAGGAGTTATTAAATTCCCTGAACCCCAAACTTCAACACGACTCGGCGGTATACCGATTTCTTCTTCAGTTTCTCTTAGAGCACATTGAATAAAATCTTCATTATCTTCTTTAATGCCGCCCGGAAAGGATATTTGTCTCATGTGTCTGCTAAGTAAATGGGATCGTCTAGTATATAGAAGAGATACATTCTGCCTGTAAAAAATAAGCAGTTTTTTAAACTTTGAACCATATGGTATAGTTGTACTTACATTTCTTCGTCTGTACACAAAGCTATTAAAACAGCGGCAAATTTACTTTCGCTCTTAGCTCCTCGTAGCTTGATTCCTACTGGCGGAGCCCGACACATTTTCTCCAAACATCTGTGGCGATTTTCTTCAGATAACAACAAGTTCTCGTTTATTTCATAATCAGGTATTAAGTTTTCATTTGTTCTAGACGTGGAGTAGTACAGATATGTTGCTCTGAGAGCATTTGTTCTTGCCAATGGCGTAAGTATTATACTATTACATCGTCCTAATAAAGTTGTCATATTCTATTTTGTACGTTAACACAGGATAGTTTGGACCGTTATGGTCTTAAGGGTAAATGTGGggtttatttttgttatcaGCAGCTGTTTGCAACTTTTTATGTTTCAATAACAGTATCAGAGCCAAATAAACAAGCTAGTGGAAGTTTGTCTACAACAAAAACAGGCATTGTGGTTCTGTCAGTCTGTGTGTTGTTTTAGTTGCAGTTTTCGCAACAATCGCAAGCAAATTTGACAATTCTTTACACCACAAACGAACGAAAAATAATCATATGTTCAACTGACACCACCCCAAAAATATCACCCTTGAACATTATTAAACTGCCAAGGTGAGTTAGTCACAGATGTTCAGATTCGTGATACCagatgtgaaaaaataaaataatagttttaaataaaagtacgcactaaaataatgttaatattgaaaacaatttttttggttaaaaaattttggagaaaaaaaatgtttgtgaaaaaataaatttttggtaaaaaaaatgttgtagtgaaaaatggataaaaaatCGGATAGTTGAGGCTTATATCTAGCATTTTGTGGtctgattttctcgattttaaattattttttttttacttcggTGGAGCTCGTAGAATAGTCGGCtaagccgaatataacactcttacttgtttaactcTAATTTACAACATTTAGAAGCATCCAAACAACTCACGGACCATTAGTGACACATTTCCGCAGGTTATGCTTTTcgcaaaaaacattaatttataaacatacaaaatttcagactaatattttgtacatatataaaGATGTCGCGACGATgtcgtttatatatttttgttctgtgagaacattattttctttttgtttattttttatttacatcgCAAAAAAATCTGGATCATAATCCGAAAAATTAACAGTCCTGTAGAAATTACACTTGTTACACTTTTATTTTACATCAACAAAGTTACCGTTACAAACTTCAAAGTATTTCCCGTTATAAGGCCAACACTAACCCAAAGTGATGCCAGATTTGCCTAGTtaaatttgacaaaacaaaaaaaaaacgagtgACAGggataaaaataacaaatgataaagtttcatacaaaaaaaggaCATTAATTGGAAAGAGTTTTGAGAAGCTAAATACCATAGTggaataatattgaaattgtttaataaataaaatatattgaaaagttGTTACGCCTGGCCAAATGTTGCCAACAAATATGCTAGTGGGAGTGTATTTAGCAGTCACGTCGTTATGTACATTCTTTGAAATGACCAACTCTAGGACATCAACAATGTGGAAATTAAATGCTGAGActggaaaaattcaaaatctcgATATAGTGGGagatgaaatgaaaaattatgctTCTTTAGATGAAGATATGCTTTACAATTTTAATGCCATGGCTGAGGTATATTCAAGAGATGAAACGTTTTTTACGATTGTGTCTTCCACTCGCATTGATAGCCACAGTGGTTGGTTACGTCAGTCAGCTGAAAATACTTTGGAATCATTGCTAGAAGCAAGAAAGCTAAAGACTGAAAACTCTTCAAgggttaaaaatagaaaaacacatTCGTTTACACCCAGTATAACCatggaaaataaaatagcaCTAAGAAATAATACTCAAAATGTGGATACATTGGATTGTGGTCAGCCAGTTAACTATACCAACTATGATTACATTATAAATTTAGGAGCTCATtataaacacaaacaaacaccAGCAATGCCTGAACCGGATGTAAGAATGCTTCAACAGATATTTCTAGAAACAACATTTTACTTTTTCCTCTTTTAGGTAATATATTTCTTCTTGCATTCCCATGACCAGGAAGactataaaaactttaatgtTGAAGCCTTAGAGAAACGTTTGAAACGTTTTAAGaaacaaaatcctctatctgcTGAACTTTATCACCACATAGGAAACTACTGGCGTATCATTGGCGATCCCGTGCAGGCCATTAAATGCTTTCGTCGTTCATTAGATATAACACCAGCAGCATCAGAGGTTATGTACGATTTAGCTAAAGTACTATATAATTTACAATATCTAGATGATGCCATACATATGGCACGCAGGTaagataattttaattaaaaagtttctacggagcatattttttcatttattgtttGCAGATCTATTGAATTTCAAGCACCACCTTTTACCGCGTGGCGGCAATATTTATTACTGGGTGACATAATGAAAACCTATGGAGATTTGCGTGGTTCTATACACTATTACCGCTTGGCATTAGAACTGAATCCAACACAAGAACTGATTTTGAGATCTTTAAATGAAGCTGAGCACAGGCCAACAGCAACGTTGCACATTTATACTATTGTTATAATAGTTATATTAGTAAGTAAATTATCCGCCCTGTTCTGTAAATTGAATCCTAGTAAGGATTtcgtttttaaacaaaatcttacATTTTGATATTCTGTAAAAAATTACTCGTTTTACTTTCGTAAACAAACCTGTTTCAAAATCAATCCTTTTTGAAATCACTCGATTTTCAGTACAGGTGGTATATACTAATATCTTTCTAAATTCTTATTTAGTGTCTAAGCAAGTGTCGATTTACAACTAATAtgcatatgggcatttccacagAAAGGTCCATCAAGaccgaaaataaaaatgttcataaacaATTTACAACTTTTGCACTAAACAATCTAcactatttttcttaattttttttcaaaggcgtacgaatgtcgcgttcgggAACGTGGAAATGCCCACATGTACTTCCGCTGCTGCATTCTTTCTATAACTAGTTATTATATTACACACATAA belongs to Calliphora vicina chromosome 4, idCalVici1.1, whole genome shotgun sequence and includes:
- the Clic gene encoding chloride intracellular channel Clic; its protein translation is MSEQEQQETNGTSNGDVPEIELIIKASTIDGRRKGACLFCQEYFMDLYLLAELKTISLKVTTVDMQKPPPDFRTNFEATHPPILIDNGLAILENDKIERHIMKNIPGGYNLFVQDKEVATLIENLYVKLKLMLVKKDEAKNNNLMAHLKKINDHLAYRNTRFLTGDTMCCFDCELMPRLQHIRVAGKYFVDFEIPTHFTALWRYMYHMYQLDAFTQSCPADQDIINHYKLQQMLKMKKHEELETPTFTTSIPIDISE
- the LOC135957358 gene encoding mitochondrial coenzyme A diphosphatase NUDT8: MTTLLGRCNSIILTPLARTNALRATYLYYSTSRTNENLIPDYEINENLLLSEENRHRCLEKMCRAPPVGIKLRGAKSESKFAAVLIALCTDEEMQNVSLLYTRRSHLLSRHMRQISFPGGIKEDNEDFIQCALRETEEEIGIPPSRVEVWGSGNLITPPHTAAIMPVVGVIKNFKESELKLNSAEVEEAFAIPIKRLASPQTLRYTQFKSGYSSPAFMVDDKRIWGVTGFITNIFLNCFLPPEFNKLKNRVRFIRSFRSKTSS
- the LOC135957556 gene encoding uncharacterized protein LOC135957556, whose translation is MLPTNMLVGVYLAVTSLCTFFEMTNSRTSTMWKLNAETGKIQNLDIVGDEMKNYASLDEDMLYNFNAMAEVYSRDETFFTIVSSTRIDSHSGWLRQSAENTLESLLEARKLKTENSSRVKNRKTHSFTPSITMENKIALRNNTQNVDTLDCGQPVNYTNYDYIINLGAHYKHKQTPAMPEPDVIYFFLHSHDQEDYKNFNVEALEKRLKRFKKQNPLSAELYHHIGNYWRIIGDPVQAIKCFRRSLDITPAASEVMYDLAKVLYNLQYLDDAIHMARRSIEFQAPPFTAWRQYLLLGDIMKTYGDLRGSIHYYRLALELNPTQELILRSLNEAEHRPTATLHIYTIVIIVILVIMVLTVILTSMITEVRADHHYTNGQCTSNSDAYDVKPQRHFNRAMAMRSLKGLSNARSSRQRKY